The following proteins come from a genomic window of Brevibacillus antibioticus:
- a CDS encoding M42 family metallopeptidase — protein sequence MSVSTEYVVQSFCQLANIPSPSGNTEKVMAWVAQELEKLGVSYKRTNKGAIVATVAGANNDKARLLTAHVDTLGAMVKEIKSNGRLKLTLIGGFAFNAIEGEHCVVETSSGRLVTGTILSTKASVHVYSSESGKAERNEANMEVRLDEKVTNKEQVLALGISVGDFVSFDPRVTVTDSGFIKSRHIDDKASVAVLLGVLKELSESGLKLPYTTYFFISNNEEIGYGGNSSIPDNVVEYLAVDMGAIGDGQTTDEYCVSICAKDSTGPYHYGLRSHLTKLAQANDLNYQVDIYPYYGSDASAALRAGYDVVHGLIGPGVDASHSHERTHKEALDNTAKLVMAYLQSEEMQA from the coding sequence ATGAGTGTATCCACGGAATATGTTGTACAAAGCTTTTGCCAATTGGCGAACATCCCAAGTCCATCTGGCAATACAGAAAAAGTAATGGCCTGGGTTGCACAAGAGTTAGAGAAGCTTGGCGTGTCCTATAAAAGGACAAACAAAGGAGCAATCGTTGCAACAGTAGCGGGGGCCAATAACGACAAAGCAAGACTTTTGACAGCTCACGTAGATACGCTGGGCGCGATGGTAAAAGAAATAAAGAGCAACGGGCGCTTGAAGCTGACCTTGATCGGCGGCTTTGCATTCAATGCGATTGAAGGGGAGCACTGCGTTGTAGAGACTAGCAGCGGTCGTCTTGTAACCGGTACCATTTTGTCCACCAAAGCTTCCGTGCACGTATACAGCTCAGAATCTGGCAAAGCTGAGCGCAATGAGGCGAACATGGAAGTCCGACTGGATGAAAAGGTCACAAACAAAGAACAAGTACTTGCGCTTGGAATTTCCGTCGGAGATTTTGTCTCCTTCGATCCGCGCGTGACGGTAACGGATAGCGGCTTTATCAAGTCCCGCCATATCGACGATAAAGCAAGCGTGGCTGTGCTGCTGGGGGTTCTGAAAGAACTGAGTGAATCCGGCTTGAAGCTGCCTTACACTACGTACTTTTTTATCAGCAATAATGAAGAGATCGGTTACGGCGGTAACTCCAGCATCCCTGACAATGTAGTGGAGTACCTGGCTGTCGACATGGGCGCGATTGGGGACGGACAGACGACAGATGAGTATTGCGTGTCCATTTGTGCGAAGGATTCCACTGGACCTTACCACTACGGATTGCGCAGCCATCTGACCAAGCTCGCACAAGCGAATGATCTGAATTACCAAGTGGATATTTATCCCTACTATGGTTCTGACGCAAGTGCTGCACTGAGAGCCGGATATGACGTTGTCCATGGCTTGATCGGACCGGGAGTAGATGCATCCCACTCCCATGAACGTACACATAAAGAAGCGCTCGACAACACGGCAAAGCTCGTGATGGCCTACCTTCAATCAGAAGAAATGCAAGCATAG